One genomic window of Sphingobacterium oryzagri includes the following:
- a CDS encoding aminotransferase class I/II-fold pyridoxal phosphate-dependent enzyme, protein MRNFQRLQQATGRTIRHEDETYLFFGGTAYLGLLADPDFMDLYKDGIDRYGLNNGTSRNNNIQLAIYDEAEQRLAKRFAVDDCLLLSSGYLAAQLCIQSLKDAGELLYAPNAHPALWQAEAPLPSQDFNAWASNTVDYINTSTADAFVIVSNTVDNMTPALYDFSVFSRVSPEKKIYFLLDDSHGIGLAAVNAFFVDTQALAGENREIIVVASLAKGMGTDAGAIFCSKQLAAQFRSSPFFTGSSPSSPAALYALTAGEWIYKRQWQALHNNKTYLDHHLGALLRSIPNFPVFTLDMPDLFTRLLAKNILITSFSYPLPTDLPINRIVVSASHKQDDLDYLIRALQSLC, encoded by the coding sequence ATGAGAAACTTTCAACGCTTGCAACAAGCGACCGGGCGTACGATCCGACACGAGGATGAAACTTACTTGTTTTTCGGAGGAACCGCTTATTTGGGATTGCTAGCCGACCCGGATTTTATGGATCTGTACAAAGATGGTATTGATCGCTACGGGCTCAATAATGGGACGTCGCGAAACAACAATATCCAACTGGCGATATACGATGAGGCCGAGCAACGGCTGGCGAAGCGCTTTGCCGTTGATGATTGTTTGCTGCTATCCAGTGGCTATTTGGCAGCGCAATTGTGTATACAAAGTTTGAAGGATGCGGGCGAATTGCTTTATGCGCCAAACGCCCATCCCGCGCTGTGGCAGGCTGAAGCGCCGTTGCCTTCACAGGATTTTAACGCATGGGCAAGCAATACGGTTGATTATATCAACACGTCGACGGCCGACGCATTTGTCATCGTGTCGAATACGGTAGATAACATGACGCCGGCTTTATACGACTTTTCGGTATTCAGCCGGGTATCACCGGAGAAGAAAATTTACTTTTTGCTCGATGATTCGCATGGTATCGGACTTGCCGCTGTTAATGCTTTTTTTGTCGATACGCAGGCGCTGGCTGGCGAAAATCGCGAAATCATCGTCGTAGCTTCGCTTGCAAAAGGTATGGGGACAGATGCCGGCGCTATATTTTGTTCTAAGCAGCTGGCAGCGCAGTTTCGCTCTTCGCCATTTTTCACGGGCTCTTCCCCTTCCAGTCCGGCGGCGTTGTATGCACTTACCGCTGGCGAGTGGATCTACAAGCGACAATGGCAGGCGCTGCACAACAATAAAACTTACCTCGATCATCATCTCGGCGCACTGTTGCGCAGCATTCCCAATTTTCCGGTTTTTACCCTGGATATGCCCGATCTTTTTACACGGCTCCTGGCAAAAAATATCTTAATTACCAGCTTCTCTTATCCCTTACCTACAGATCTGCCGATCAATCGTATCGTGGTGTCGGCGTCGCACAAGCAGGATGATCTAGACTACTTGATAAGGGCATTGCAAAGCCTGTGTTAA
- a CDS encoding carboxypeptidase-like regulatory domain-containing protein — protein sequence MVSTNKKLVLTCFLLTFLGVMLHFGALAQGTQASIRGTISNESNTPVGGVTVRVKNESTGFTTTSVTNERGNYDIKQLPLGGPYTVTATHVQDGDGTITGLNLNQGDVAQVNIQLLPVARSLDAIEISAFGLKNTKDYLGAATAFSSKDISTLPINGRNFTVLTDLSPLTSGGSIAGQLGSSTNFTIDGMNAKNPTSAGSTTARSGAPYSVSIEAVREFKVVTNQYDVTFGRSGGGTISAATKSGTNELTGSAFFFSRADWLTSNYDIRGNNRLGNYTTNQYGFSLGGPIIKDKLHFFFVWDRQQDNRSLLIADVQSPADEVLYRINQTTLDNYLGIARDKYGVSSQQQTGSIDKKRTSDAGFLRLDWQINEKNLLTIRNNLTYDYNPLGLGDNSNINLLESYGTDKNFDNSFLATLRTSISPRITNELKVQHLYVYQNSTQNEQIGSGYIPRAIVDDVVSNINGSNLSTSIQLGGHRFAQEGFKNNVLQLTNNLFYDTDFAKYTFGVDLMTTSSRSVYGSEVNGRFHFASDQAQGITALENFDNLRPYRYYREVPLKDDVAVKGTIMNIGLYGQMRKNIAAGLEMTAGLRMDYASYPTANFNQLVYDELGIRTDNKLASFILQPRIQFNWDINENQTDYLRAGAGIFASDINNYMIINNLTFDGSNFATVDVRGADVPKPDFNAYRRDQSSIPTLAGRQIATINYTGENADVPTVYKANISYNRFLTDRLKLGLSGYMTLARNNYTYVDRNMVADPYFSLSNEANRGVFVRPETIPSNGQPDWQQGRISTQLGRVLELTSIGRVNQFAVVVDGTYRYFADGEITASYTWNDTKDNTSFNGNVANSATLSQPVVDDPRNLGGLTYSSNHFRHKVVAYGTAPTFWGVQFGLRFTGTGGTRYSLLSGGNTNGDFVTSSNDLAFVFDYTNPNTPESVRTGLQRILDNPEASQSIKDFITSASGEIAKRNGGINEFYGTIDLRLAKEIKFYKKHGVAISLEVFNFANMLNKEWGVYRSYGNTALYRVTGFDQATQQFNYAVNTAGVAGFNGNPWQLQVGARYAF from the coding sequence ATGGTATCAACTAACAAAAAACTCGTTTTAACCTGTTTTTTACTCACCTTCTTAGGTGTCATGCTGCATTTTGGCGCACTCGCGCAAGGCACGCAAGCCTCGATCCGAGGCACAATTAGCAATGAAAGCAATACGCCAGTCGGTGGTGTGACTGTTCGCGTAAAAAACGAATCGACAGGCTTTACCACAACCAGTGTTACCAACGAGCGCGGTAATTACGACATTAAACAATTGCCGCTCGGAGGTCCGTATACGGTAACAGCAACACATGTCCAAGATGGTGATGGTACAATCACCGGTTTAAACTTAAACCAAGGAGACGTCGCGCAGGTAAATATTCAATTGCTTCCCGTTGCCCGGTCATTGGATGCGATTGAGATTAGCGCTTTCGGTTTAAAGAACACCAAAGATTACCTGGGTGCGGCTACAGCCTTTTCTTCAAAAGATATCAGTACCCTTCCGATAAATGGGCGTAATTTTACGGTATTAACCGATCTTTCGCCTTTAACCAGCGGAGGAAGTATCGCTGGACAGTTGGGTTCTTCAACCAACTTTACAATCGACGGTATGAACGCTAAGAACCCGACATCTGCGGGTTCTACAACAGCCCGCAGTGGCGCTCCTTATTCCGTTTCCATCGAGGCGGTGCGCGAATTTAAGGTGGTAACCAACCAATATGATGTTACGTTTGGAAGAAGTGGTGGCGGTACAATCAGCGCGGCTACAAAATCCGGAACCAATGAGCTAACAGGCTCGGCTTTCTTCTTCAGTCGCGCAGACTGGTTGACCAGTAACTACGACATCCGCGGAAACAACCGTTTAGGAAACTACACGACAAACCAATATGGCTTTTCACTAGGTGGGCCGATCATTAAAGATAAGTTACATTTTTTCTTCGTTTGGGATAGACAGCAGGATAACCGCTCCCTGTTAATTGCCGATGTGCAATCTCCAGCGGATGAGGTATTGTATCGCATCAACCAGACGACGTTAGACAATTACCTGGGTATTGCCCGTGACAAATATGGCGTATCATCGCAACAGCAGACTGGTTCGATCGATAAAAAGCGGACTTCGGATGCCGGCTTCTTACGTTTAGACTGGCAGATCAATGAGAAAAATTTATTGACCATACGCAACAACCTAACGTATGACTACAACCCTTTGGGCTTGGGTGATAACTCCAATATCAACCTGCTGGAGTCTTATGGAACCGACAAAAATTTTGACAACAGCTTTCTAGCGACACTACGTACATCGATATCGCCTCGTATTACGAACGAGCTAAAAGTGCAGCATTTGTACGTTTACCAAAACAGTACACAAAACGAGCAGATCGGAAGTGGGTATATTCCAAGAGCGATTGTCGATGACGTTGTTTCGAATATTAATGGAAGCAATCTATCTACCTCTATCCAATTGGGCGGTCATCGTTTTGCACAGGAAGGCTTCAAAAACAATGTTTTGCAGTTAACGAATAATTTGTTTTACGATACCGACTTTGCGAAATACACTTTTGGGGTAGACCTCATGACCACAAGCTCTAGATCAGTCTACGGTTCCGAAGTAAATGGTCGCTTTCATTTTGCCAGCGATCAGGCACAGGGAATAACAGCCCTTGAAAATTTTGACAACCTACGTCCATATCGCTACTATAGAGAAGTCCCGTTGAAAGATGACGTTGCTGTAAAAGGTACGATCATGAATATCGGCCTTTACGGACAAATGCGTAAAAACATCGCTGCGGGACTGGAAATGACAGCCGGATTGCGCATGGACTATGCATCATATCCTACGGCAAACTTTAATCAACTGGTTTATGACGAGCTCGGTATTCGCACGGACAATAAACTTGCTTCATTTATTTTACAACCGCGAATACAGTTTAACTGGGATATCAACGAAAACCAAACAGACTATCTGCGTGCAGGTGCTGGTATCTTTGCTTCCGACATCAACAATTACATGATCATCAACAACCTGACGTTTGATGGTTCAAACTTTGCAACCGTTGATGTTCGGGGTGCCGATGTACCAAAGCCAGATTTCAATGCTTATAGAAGAGACCAAAGCAGCATACCGACGTTAGCTGGTCGTCAAATAGCGACAATTAACTATACAGGTGAGAACGCCGACGTTCCGACCGTTTACAAAGCCAATATTTCGTATAACAGGTTTCTAACTGATCGCCTGAAGTTGGGTCTTTCCGGATATATGACGTTGGCACGTAATAACTACACGTACGTCGACCGCAATATGGTAGCCGATCCATATTTTAGCTTAAGCAATGAAGCAAACAGAGGCGTATTTGTTCGTCCGGAAACTATCCCGAGTAATGGACAACCCGATTGGCAGCAAGGACGTATTTCTACTCAGCTAGGTCGTGTATTGGAGTTAACAAGCATCGGCAGAGTCAACCAGTTTGCAGTGGTCGTTGATGGAACTTATCGCTATTTTGCCGATGGAGAAATCACGGCGAGCTACACGTGGAACGATACGAAAGATAACACCTCTTTCAATGGTAACGTGGCCAACTCGGCCACACTTTCACAGCCTGTTGTTGATGATCCGCGCAACTTGGGCGGCCTTACGTATTCATCTAACCATTTCAGACATAAAGTTGTTGCATACGGTACAGCTCCAACATTTTGGGGTGTTCAGTTTGGTCTTCGTTTCACCGGTACTGGCGGTACGCGCTATAGCCTGCTCTCAGGAGGAAATACCAATGGCGATTTTGTAACGTCATCCAATGACTTGGCTTTTGTATTTGATTATACAAACCCCAATACACCAGAAAGTGTAAGAACAGGCTTACAGCGTATTTTAGACAACCCGGAAGCTAGCCAAAGCATTAAAGATTTTATCACATCTGCTTCTGGAGAAATAGCCAAACGCAACGGTGGTATAAATGAATTTTATGGCACGATCGACTTACGTCTAGCCAAAGAAATCAAGTTTTACAAAAAGCACGGCGTAGCGATCTCTTTAGAGGTATTCAATTTTGCGAACATGCTAAATAAAGAATGGGGTGTTTATAGAAGTTATGGCAATACGGCACTGTACCGCGTTACGGGCTTTGATCAGGCAACGCAGCAATTCAATTACGCTGTAAATACAGCAGGAGTTGCGGGCTTTAACGGAAATCCTTGGCAATTGCAGGTTGGCGCGCGCTACGCCTTTTAG
- a CDS encoding S41 family peptidase, translating into MNNKFYRAFSSLVLAATLTLSSAKGAENPQWMRYPAISPDGQHIAFTYKGDLYKVATQGGAAMRLTFHQAHDFMPVWSPDSKKIAFASDRYGNFDIYVMDAEGGEAQRLTFHSAAEYPYTFTPDGKNILFGAGRQDIASHRQYPTGSQPELYQVSCVGGRISQVLTTPAEYVQLSKDGSKMLYHDKKGGENEWRKHQQSSIARDIWLFDKKSGNHQKITSFYGENRHPLFSKDEKSIYYLSEQSGNFNIHKLALAQPAQNTQLTGFKTHPIRSLSSSTAGLLCFSYDGELYTYTEGATAQKVAIQIKTQASANSDSHIDINGGVREMSTSPDGKEVAFISRGEVFVTSVDGKITKRITSTPAQERFVQFAPDGKSIVYASERDGRWQIFQASKQRKEEPFFFAATLIEEKALVSNEKDNYLPQLSPDGKKLAFIEDRRTLRVLDIASKNVVTLLTPAQLFHMSDGDQYFTWSPDSKLLLASYRPTMANSEVVLLDATGKNNMINLTKSGYSDLKPQWVNGGKQVLWFSNRHGMKSHAFSGGSQMDVYTLFLTKESWDRYNMSKDDFNLLKELEKANKKDTTDKKKDGKDSTKTKLAGEPIKIDWDGLDDRKARLTIHSSALSDALLSKDGEKLFYLSRFEKGANLWSTNLRTKETKMEIALDAAGGSMEWDKEQKSIYLLSAGRITKINADNNKRDAIQIESDMELDKVAEFKDAFDHVWQRTKKMFYTPDMHGADWDGLRVAYSKYLPHISNNYEFAEMLSELLGELNVSHAGARYSGGSADGDETASLGIFMDYNHQGDGIRIEEILSGGPMDKASFQITPGAVIKKIDGELILADRDVARYLNRKADKFTLIELLDPKTGKRQQLTIKPISLSDESALLYRRWVKKNQEEVARLSKGKLGYVHISGMNDNQYRNVYDEMMGKFADCEAVIVDTRFNGGGDLVSDLAMFFTGEKFLDYATADRSVGYEPTFRWTKPTLAMFNEANYSDGHCFSCGYTDLGIGKTVGMPVPGTCSFAGWEGLPNGVVWGAVPVSAKNKAGEWLENNETKPTFEVKNQPDVIAKGTDQQLEKAIEELLKEIQ; encoded by the coding sequence ATGAACAATAAATTTTACCGGGCATTTTCATCCCTGGTTCTTGCGGCAACACTTACCTTAAGCTCAGCGAAGGGCGCCGAAAATCCACAATGGATGCGCTATCCGGCTATTTCTCCCGACGGACAGCATATTGCTTTCACGTACAAAGGCGATCTGTATAAAGTCGCCACGCAAGGTGGCGCTGCCATGCGATTAACTTTTCATCAAGCGCATGATTTTATGCCCGTTTGGAGTCCTGACAGCAAAAAGATTGCGTTTGCTTCTGATCGATACGGTAATTTCGATATCTACGTGATGGATGCCGAGGGCGGCGAAGCACAACGATTAACATTTCACTCCGCTGCCGAATATCCGTACACTTTTACGCCAGACGGCAAAAACATACTGTTTGGTGCTGGTCGCCAGGATATCGCTTCGCACAGACAATATCCGACAGGATCACAACCGGAATTGTACCAGGTATCATGCGTCGGCGGACGAATTAGCCAAGTGCTCACCACACCAGCAGAATACGTACAACTCAGTAAAGATGGTAGCAAAATGCTTTACCACGATAAAAAAGGTGGTGAAAACGAATGGCGTAAACACCAACAGTCGTCCATCGCACGTGACATTTGGCTATTCGACAAAAAAAGTGGTAACCATCAAAAAATTACATCTTTTTATGGCGAAAACAGGCATCCGCTATTTTCAAAAGACGAAAAATCAATCTATTACCTCAGCGAGCAGAGCGGCAACTTCAACATTCACAAACTAGCGCTAGCACAGCCGGCACAAAACACGCAACTTACCGGCTTCAAAACACACCCGATACGCTCGCTAAGCAGCTCGACTGCTGGTCTATTATGTTTTTCTTACGACGGCGAATTGTATACGTACACAGAAGGGGCGACAGCACAAAAGGTTGCGATACAAATTAAAACGCAGGCCTCAGCCAATTCAGATAGCCATATTGATATCAATGGCGGTGTACGCGAGATGTCAACCTCTCCCGACGGAAAAGAAGTTGCTTTTATTTCGCGCGGCGAAGTGTTTGTCACCTCTGTCGATGGAAAAATTACCAAACGAATCACTTCGACACCGGCACAAGAGCGCTTTGTACAATTTGCGCCAGACGGCAAATCGATCGTCTATGCCAGTGAGCGCGACGGCCGCTGGCAAATCTTTCAGGCAAGCAAGCAGCGCAAAGAAGAGCCCTTTTTCTTTGCCGCAACCTTGATCGAGGAAAAAGCATTAGTCAGCAACGAAAAAGACAATTATTTGCCACAATTGTCGCCCGATGGTAAGAAACTCGCCTTTATTGAAGACCGCAGAACGTTGCGCGTGTTAGATATCGCGTCCAAAAATGTGGTCACGTTATTAACGCCAGCGCAGCTCTTTCATATGAGCGATGGCGATCAATATTTTACCTGGAGTCCCGACAGCAAGCTTTTGTTAGCGAGTTACCGCCCTACGATGGCAAATAGCGAAGTGGTGTTGTTAGATGCAACAGGAAAAAATAACATGATTAACCTGACCAAAAGTGGTTACAGCGATTTAAAACCGCAATGGGTAAACGGTGGCAAACAGGTGTTGTGGTTTAGCAATCGCCATGGCATGAAAAGCCACGCTTTTAGTGGCGGGTCGCAAATGGATGTATACACCTTGTTTTTAACTAAAGAATCATGGGATCGGTACAATATGAGCAAAGATGATTTCAACCTCTTAAAAGAGCTGGAAAAAGCCAACAAAAAAGATACGACTGATAAAAAGAAAGACGGCAAAGATAGCACGAAAACCAAGTTGGCCGGCGAACCCATTAAAATTGACTGGGACGGCCTGGATGACCGCAAAGCCCGACTCACGATTCATTCTTCGGCGCTTTCCGACGCGTTGTTGTCCAAAGATGGCGAAAAACTCTTTTACCTTTCTCGTTTTGAGAAAGGCGCTAACCTGTGGAGCACCAACCTGCGCACCAAAGAAACGAAGATGGAAATAGCGCTCGATGCTGCAGGTGGCAGTATGGAATGGGATAAGGAACAAAAATCGATTTACCTTTTAAGCGCCGGCCGCATCACCAAAATCAATGCAGACAATAACAAGCGAGATGCCATACAAATTGAAAGCGATATGGAGCTGGATAAAGTAGCCGAATTTAAAGATGCATTCGATCATGTTTGGCAACGCACGAAGAAAATGTTTTACACACCTGATATGCATGGCGCAGATTGGGACGGTCTGCGCGTAGCGTACAGCAAATACCTTCCGCACATCAGCAACAATTACGAGTTTGCAGAAATGCTATCCGAGTTATTGGGCGAACTAAATGTTTCGCACGCAGGCGCTCGCTATTCCGGCGGATCAGCCGATGGTGATGAAACCGCATCGCTCGGTATTTTTATGGATTATAACCATCAGGGTGATGGCATTCGTATCGAAGAGATTTTATCTGGCGGGCCAATGGACAAAGCTTCGTTTCAGATTACTCCGGGCGCTGTTATCAAAAAAATAGATGGTGAACTTATTTTGGCAGATCGTGATGTAGCTCGTTATCTAAACCGGAAAGCCGACAAATTTACGTTGATCGAGCTGCTTGATCCGAAAACCGGTAAACGACAACAGTTAACCATTAAGCCGATTTCATTAAGTGATGAAAGTGCTTTATTGTACCGTCGCTGGGTAAAGAAAAACCAGGAGGAAGTCGCGCGCTTGAGCAAAGGCAAATTAGGCTATGTACACATCTCGGGCATGAACGATAATCAATACCGTAATGTGTATGATGAAATGATGGGCAAATTTGCCGACTGTGAAGCGGTCATCGTTGACACACGTTTTAACGGCGGCGGCGATCTGGTTTCTGATCTGGCGATGTTCTTTACCGGCGAAAAGTTTCTGGATTATGCCACGGCAGATCGCTCTGTAGGGTATGAACCCACTTTTCGCTGGACGAAGCCTACTCTGGCTATGTTTAACGAAGCGAACTACAGTGATGGACATTGTTTCTCTTGCGGATATACCGATTTAGGTATCGGAAAAACCGTTGGCATGCCCGTACCGGGCACGTGTAGCTTTGCGGGCTGGGAAGGCCTGCCAAACGGTGTTGTTTGGGGAGCTGTGCCGGTAAGTGCAAAAAATAAGGCGGGAGAATGGTTAGAAAATAACGAAACCAAACCGACCTTTGAAGTCAAGAACCAGCCGGATGTCATCGCTAAAGGCACCGATCAGCAGCTGGAAAAAGCAATCGAAGAATTGTTAAAAGAAATACAGTAA
- a CDS encoding S41 family peptidase, with product MIKKISFILLSLGIGSWGMAQQQPTFLSYPTLSPDGNTIVFSFDGDLWKVPAQGGTALRLTAMDGDETASRISPDGKWLAFSSNQNGNMDIYTMPLDGGEIKQLTYHDGADEVDSWSWDSKVIYFTSSRYNRFSSYKVNREGGTATRILPHYFNFIHAVTETPSGELLFNNSWESYSSANRKRYKGAFNPDILSYDPKRNTFKQYTDYIGKDLWPSVDRQGTIYFASDEANDEYNLYSIVAGKKVALTQFKESIKRPNVAANGAVVVFEKDYQIFLYDTKGKKTAQPTITLSKNNVLGKQKEFDITEAISNVDVSPDGKKMAFISRGEVFVSDITGKFIRKMPSTGERAMEIKWLKDNKTILFSQTSQGYQNWFTRSADGQGDVKQLTSDLRNNRDITFNKDNSKAVYLSGRDEVRLLDLATLKSNVLVKDEIWAFQNSSPSFAPDDSHVLFTAVRNFEQDIFVHHLGSGKTINLTNTGVSETNPVWSADGKYIYFASNRTKPSYPLGMQSSSIYKMALVNVDDPYRSSKFDDLFTEQPKEKKDSTAKKVEKGKTTVKADSSKKTLVSIDLDNLSDRITRVSPASGSQNAPYAFSKGDKNYLFFSSTHEGKGGFYRQVSEPFEESKTEKVADGFLSQLFEVDGKFYALSAGNIHKYSLESNKLDKITLSYKFTKDLAQEFNQMFYETWAGIEENFYDSKFHGVDWAGVKKKYAGYLGGINTRADLRVLLNDMLGELNASHLGFSSMGAEERKAFNFVTNEIGVVYAQDNPLKIVRIVINGPASRKGIDLQPGDVLVAINGEKFASTVDRDFYFTMPSLAKEIQLTVSRGGKEHQVNIRPQSTADFKDGLYNEWIKGNRTKVNELSNSRIAYSHMKNMSGGELETFLLDMAEQENSKEAIILDLRYNTGGNVHDEVLRFLQQRPYLQWQYRGGKRAPQGNFTPSGKPIVLLINEQSLSDAEMTAAGFKALKLGKIIGTETYRWIIFTSAKGLVDGSMYRVPAWGCYTLGGDDLELTGVAPDIFVKNTIADRAADKDPQLERAVQEILNDLK from the coding sequence ATGATTAAAAAAATCTCTTTCATCCTCCTGTCGCTCGGCATAGGCTCATGGGGGATGGCGCAACAACAGCCAACATTCTTGTCCTATCCCACGTTAAGTCCTGATGGCAACACGATCGTTTTTAGCTTTGACGGCGACCTTTGGAAGGTTCCGGCCCAAGGCGGCACAGCGCTAAGACTTACCGCAATGGATGGCGACGAAACCGCATCTCGCATCTCGCCCGATGGTAAATGGCTTGCCTTTTCTTCTAATCAAAATGGTAACATGGACATTTACACGATGCCACTGGATGGCGGAGAAATCAAGCAGCTCACGTATCATGATGGTGCAGATGAAGTCGACAGCTGGAGCTGGGACAGCAAAGTAATTTACTTTACCTCGTCACGTTACAACAGGTTTAGCAGCTACAAAGTAAACAGGGAGGGCGGTACAGCAACACGCATTCTTCCGCACTATTTTAATTTTATCCACGCTGTTACTGAAACACCGAGTGGCGAACTGCTTTTCAACAATTCCTGGGAAAGTTACTCTTCTGCAAACAGGAAACGTTATAAGGGCGCATTCAATCCGGATATCCTTTCGTATGATCCGAAGCGCAATACGTTTAAGCAATACACCGATTACATCGGGAAAGATCTGTGGCCCAGCGTCGATCGCCAGGGCACGATTTATTTTGCGTCCGACGAAGCAAATGACGAATACAACCTGTATAGCATCGTTGCTGGAAAAAAAGTAGCCTTAACCCAGTTTAAAGAATCTATTAAACGTCCTAACGTCGCAGCAAACGGGGCGGTTGTCGTTTTTGAAAAAGATTATCAAATCTTTTTATACGACACCAAGGGAAAGAAAACGGCACAACCGACGATCACCCTCAGCAAAAACAACGTATTGGGCAAGCAAAAAGAATTTGACATCACCGAAGCCATAAGCAACGTCGATGTATCGCCCGATGGCAAAAAAATGGCGTTTATTTCGCGCGGAGAGGTTTTCGTGAGCGATATTACGGGTAAATTTATTCGTAAAATGCCTAGCACGGGCGAACGAGCAATGGAGATAAAATGGTTGAAGGATAATAAAACAATTTTGTTTAGCCAAACCAGCCAGGGTTATCAAAATTGGTTTACCCGTAGCGCCGATGGACAGGGCGATGTAAAGCAGCTTACCAGCGACTTGCGCAACAACAGAGATATTACGTTTAACAAGGATAATAGTAAGGCCGTATATCTTAGCGGCCGCGACGAGGTGCGCCTGTTAGACCTTGCCACGCTTAAAAGCAACGTGCTGGTGAAAGACGAGATCTGGGCTTTTCAAAACTCATCGCCCTCTTTCGCGCCAGATGACAGCCATGTGCTCTTTACCGCGGTGCGCAATTTTGAGCAAGATATTTTTGTGCATCATCTGGGTAGCGGCAAGACGATCAACCTCACCAACACCGGTGTCTCGGAAACCAATCCCGTATGGTCGGCAGATGGAAAATACATCTATTTTGCCAGCAACCGCACCAAACCATCTTATCCATTGGGCATGCAATCTTCCAGTATCTATAAAATGGCGCTGGTTAATGTAGATGATCCTTACCGCAGCAGCAAGTTTGATGATCTTTTTACCGAACAGCCGAAAGAAAAGAAAGATAGTACAGCTAAAAAAGTTGAAAAGGGGAAAACGACAGTCAAGGCCGATAGCAGTAAAAAAACGCTGGTCAGTATAGATCTCGACAACCTATCCGATCGCATTACGCGGGTAAGTCCAGCCAGCGGTAGTCAAAATGCACCTTACGCGTTTAGCAAAGGCGACAAAAACTACTTATTCTTTTCTTCTACACACGAAGGCAAAGGTGGTTTTTACAGGCAGGTTTCTGAACCTTTTGAAGAATCAAAAACAGAAAAGGTTGCAGACGGATTTTTAAGCCAGCTCTTCGAAGTGGATGGCAAATTCTATGCGCTTAGTGCTGGCAACATCCATAAATATAGCCTGGAAAGCAACAAGTTGGATAAAATAACCCTAAGCTACAAATTCACGAAAGATCTGGCGCAAGAGTTCAACCAGATGTTTTACGAAACCTGGGCTGGTATCGAGGAAAATTTTTACGACAGTAAGTTCCACGGCGTCGATTGGGCGGGCGTCAAAAAGAAATACGCCGGCTACCTTGGTGGTATCAACACGCGTGCCGATCTGCGCGTGCTGTTAAACGATATGCTTGGCGAATTAAACGCGTCGCATTTAGGTTTTAGCTCGATGGGCGCTGAAGAACGTAAAGCATTTAATTTCGTGACAAACGAAATTGGTGTTGTTTACGCGCAAGACAATCCGTTAAAAATCGTGCGTATTGTAATTAATGGGCCTGCCTCACGCAAAGGCATTGATCTACAACCGGGCGATGTACTCGTCGCTATCAACGGCGAAAAATTTGCATCAACAGTAGATCGGGACTTTTATTTTACGATGCCATCGCTTGCCAAAGAAATTCAGCTTACCGTTTCCCGGGGCGGCAAAGAGCATCAGGTAAACATCCGCCCGCAAAGTACTGCTGACTTTAAAGATGGGCTCTATAACGAATGGATCAAAGGCAATCGCACGAAGGTAAACGAGCTCAGCAACAGCCGGATTGCCTACAGCCACATGAAGAACATGTCGGGCGGCGAGCTGGAAACATTTTTGCTGGATATGGCCGAACAAGAAAATAGTAAAGAAGCTATTATTTTAGACCTTCGTTACAACACCGGCGGAAATGTACACGATGAAGTACTCCGTTTTCTTCAACAGCGACCTTACCTACAATGGCAATATCGAGGCGGTAAACGAGCGCCACAAGGAAACTTTACACCATCAGGCAAACCGATTGTCTTGTTGATTAACGAACAATCGCTGAGCGATGCAGAGATGACGGCGGCCGGATTTAAAGCGTTAAAGCTCGGAAAGATTATTGGAACGGAGACGTATCGCTGGATCATTTTCACATCGGCAAAAGGGCTTGTCGATGGCTCCATGTATCGCGTGCCGGCATGGGGATGTTACACGCTAGGAGGCGATGACCTAGAGCTTACCGGTGTTGCGCCAGATATTTTTGTCAAAAATACGATCGCTGATCGCGCAGCAGACAAAGATCCGCAACTTGAAAGAGCTGTTCAGGAAATCCTAAACGATCTAAAATAA
- a CDS encoding HU family DNA-binding protein, giving the protein MTKAEIIAEISNKTGLEKVDVQETVEAFFKVVKNAMISGENVYVRGFGSFVVKKRAEKTARNISKNTAIIIPAHFVPSFKPAKVFVEKVKQGNK; this is encoded by the coding sequence ATGACTAAAGCAGAAATTATTGCGGAGATCTCTAACAAAACGGGCTTAGAGAAAGTAGACGTTCAAGAAACAGTTGAAGCATTTTTTAAAGTGGTTAAAAATGCGATGATCAGTGGCGAGAATGTGTATGTTAGAGGTTTTGGAAGTTTCGTAGTGAAGAAAAGAGCAGAGAAGACAGCGCGCAACATCTCAAAAAATACAGCTATCATTATTCCGGCGCACTTTGTGCCAAGCTTCAAACCAGCAAAGGTTTTTGTTGAAAAAGTTAAACAAGGAAACAAGTAA